Proteins from a genomic interval of Flavobacteriales bacterium:
- a CDS encoding carboxypeptidase M32 — MNSNYQSYIDHLRKLADVMYASAVLQWDQETYMPAKGAAIRGQQLATLAGISHELSVDPQFGKLLETLEKDGSLNEKQQRNVKQSLKDYRDRNKYTTAFVQELTMAVSEAFAAWDEAKSQNDFSIYQPKLEKIVALKRREAELLGYSEHPYDALIDQYEPGTKTSDIDRLFADVKKELKPFIDELLKKKEPREDFMYRNYSTSKQWDLGIELLKQMGYDFEAGRQDVSSHPFTIHFNAEDVRVTTRTNENNLHEMIWSTIHEGGHALYEQGIPLSEYGLPSGEACSLAVHESQSRLWENIVGRSLDYWKANWNLLGAYFANEMKDVSPEEFYAAMNLVRPSLIRTNADELTYHFHILIRFEIEKALMEGSLEVKDLPAAWNKKYKEYLNIDVPSDKEGVLQDIHWAHGSIGYFPTYSLGSFYSAQLYAAAVKSDAAIPAEIAKGNMKPLLKWLRENIHVHGKTYAATELIERATGEKPDFRYFMNYAREKYRGIYS; from the coding sequence ATGAATTCGAACTACCAATCCTATATTGATCATCTCAGAAAATTAGCCGATGTAATGTATGCTTCTGCTGTGTTGCAGTGGGACCAGGAAACGTACATGCCTGCCAAAGGAGCCGCCATTCGTGGTCAGCAATTAGCCACCCTCGCCGGCATTTCGCATGAGCTGAGTGTGGATCCGCAATTCGGAAAATTATTGGAGACGCTGGAAAAAGATGGAAGTCTCAACGAAAAACAACAACGAAATGTAAAGCAGTCGCTAAAAGATTATCGCGACAGAAATAAATATACCACGGCTTTTGTGCAGGAATTAACCATGGCCGTTTCGGAAGCATTCGCTGCATGGGATGAAGCAAAATCGCAGAATGATTTTTCGATTTACCAACCCAAGCTGGAAAAAATCGTAGCATTAAAACGCCGCGAAGCAGAATTGCTGGGGTATAGCGAACATCCTTATGATGCACTGATTGATCAGTATGAGCCGGGGACAAAAACGTCGGATATCGATCGTTTATTCGCCGACGTAAAAAAAGAATTAAAACCATTTATCGATGAGCTTCTTAAAAAGAAAGAACCTCGCGAAGATTTTATGTACCGTAACTATTCCACCAGCAAACAATGGGATCTGGGCATTGAATTACTAAAGCAAATGGGATACGATTTTGAAGCGGGCCGTCAGGATGTTTCTTCTCATCCATTTACCATTCATTTTAATGCAGAAGATGTGAGGGTGACCACCAGAACCAATGAAAATAATCTGCATGAAATGATCTGGAGTACCATTCACGAAGGTGGGCACGCCTTGTATGAGCAGGGAATTCCATTATCGGAATACGGACTCCCATCCGGAGAAGCCTGTTCACTTGCAGTGCACGAATCACAATCGCGTTTGTGGGAGAATATTGTGGGACGAAGTCTCGATTACTGGAAAGCGAACTGGAATCTGTTAGGTGCATATTTTGCCAATGAAATGAAGGATGTAAGTCCCGAAGAATTTTATGCCGCCATGAACCTGGTTCGTCCATCCCTCATTCGTACGAATGCCGATGAGCTTACCTACCATTTTCATATTTTGATTCGTTTCGAAATTGAAAAAGCATTGATGGAGGGTTCGCTTGAAGTAAAAGATCTTCCTGCCGCATGGAATAAAAAATATAAAGAGTACCTGAATATTGATGTCCCTTCCGATAAAGAAGGTGTATTACAAGACATCCACTGGGCGCATGGAAGCATTGGATATTTTCCTACCTATTCATTGGGAAGTTTTTATTCTGCTCAATTATATGCAGCCGCAGTAAAATCGGATGCCGCCATTCCTGCAGAAATTGCAAAAGGAAATATGAAACCATTGTTGAAATGGTTACGCGAAAATATACATGTCCACGGCAAAACCTATGCTGCAACAGAATTAATAGAGCGCGCCACAGGTGAAAAACCGGATTTCCGTTATTTCATGAATTACGCGCGGGAAAAATACAGAGGAATTTATTCCTGA
- a CDS encoding DUF423 domain-containing protein, protein MKNKIIFAASLLMATAVILGALGAHALKSRLQPDALLSFETGVRYHLIHGIALLVLALLTDHLGDKKVKTLAILFTSGILCFSGSIYLLATRPLYGMEGQLKFLGPITPLGGVLFIIAWILLAVYALKRK, encoded by the coding sequence ATGAAAAACAAAATCATTTTTGCTGCCTCCCTGCTCATGGCCACCGCTGTGATTTTAGGGGCATTAGGCGCTCATGCCTTAAAAAGCCGACTCCAACCGGATGCCCTGCTTTCATTCGAAACAGGTGTGCGCTATCATTTAATTCATGGAATTGCATTGTTAGTCCTTGCTCTCTTAACCGATCACCTGGGTGATAAAAAAGTTAAAACGCTGGCTATATTGTTTACTTCGGGCATTCTTTGTTTTTCGGGTTCCATCTATCTATTGGCTACGCGTCCGCTTTACGGAATGGAGGGACAATTAAAATTTCTTGGTCCCATTACTCCTCTTGGCGGCGTGCTCTTTATTATAGCCTGGATTCTATTGGCGGTTTATGCTTTAAAACGAAAATAA
- a CDS encoding DUF4476 domain-containing protein encodes MKRIFTLACLFFLSLGAMAQGKVNIVVFSDEGDQFYVVVNGIRQNTKPETNVKVTGLDANNYSVKVIFADSKLAPVGKSYPFEGGNEYTFRLKRSKKGIAMKAFGMVPIEQSTSTAPVYVYQTTEQPVTQTVTTNTQPTQTTTVTQTTETVTTTTNVNGNANGGNVNTGMNAGGQTVSTSTNVNGNANGGNVTTGMNAGGQTVSTSTNVSGNDQGANINTGMNVGGNNVSTSTGVNTTNNANGENVNVNMNVGGMGVNMNVNVSGNGMGENVNMNTGMNVNPGTTSSTSSSSSSSTVTTTTTTTTTSGNTNVSSNTTGNNTTVNNTTVNNNTTPVNNGACTYAISEKEFQSALASIKSKNFEDSKLTMAKQIANSNCLSSAQVAAICKEFGFEDSRLDFAKYAWAKVVDSKNYYKVNDTFQFETTIDDLNEYLEKNKR; translated from the coding sequence ATGAAACGAATTTTTACGCTTGCTTGTTTATTCTTCTTATCACTCGGTGCAATGGCACAGGGTAAAGTAAACATTGTTGTATTTTCCGACGAAGGAGATCAATTTTATGTAGTTGTAAATGGTATTCGCCAAAACACAAAACCGGAAACGAATGTGAAAGTCACCGGTCTCGATGCGAACAACTATTCCGTAAAAGTAATTTTTGCCGACAGCAAACTCGCTCCTGTTGGTAAAAGTTATCCTTTTGAAGGAGGTAATGAATATACATTCCGTTTAAAACGCTCTAAAAAAGGAATCGCCATGAAAGCATTTGGAATGGTTCCCATTGAGCAATCCACATCTACTGCACCGGTATATGTTTATCAAACAACAGAACAACCGGTAACACAAACGGTAACAACCAATACACAACCAACACAAACCACCACTGTTACACAAACCACCGAAACGGTAACTACCACCACCAATGTAAATGGAAATGCCAATGGCGGAAATGTGAATACGGGAATGAATGCGGGTGGACAAACCGTAAGCACTTCTACCAACGTAAACGGAAATGCCAACGGCGGAAATGTAACAACAGGAATGAATGCAGGCGGACAAACCGTAAGCACTTCTACCAATGTATCTGGCAACGATCAGGGAGCTAACATCAATACAGGAATGAACGTTGGAGGAAACAATGTTAGCACCAGCACCGGTGTAAACACCACCAATAACGCAAATGGCGAAAATGTAAATGTAAACATGAATGTAGGTGGAATGGGAGTAAACATGAATGTGAATGTATCCGGAAACGGAATGGGTGAAAATGTAAATATGAACACGGGAATGAATGTTAATCCCGGAACTACATCTTCCACATCCAGCAGCTCATCTTCCAGCACAGTTACAACAACAACAACAACTACTACTACCAGTGGAAATACCAATGTAAGCAGTAACACTACAGGTAATAATACAACCGTAAACAATACCACTGTTAACAACAACACCACGCCTGTAAATAACGGAGCTTGTACGTATGCCATCAGCGAAAAAGAATTTCAATCGGCATTGGCTTCTATTAAATCCAAAAACTTCGAAGATTCGAAATTGACCATGGCAAAACAAATTGCAAACAGCAATTGCCTATCTTCTGCACAAGTTGCTGCTATTTGTAAGGAATTCGGGTTTGAAGATTCGCGTTTGGATTTTGCAAAATATGCGTGGGCAAAAGTTGTTGACTCAAAAAATTACTATAAAGTAAACGATACCTTTCAATTCGAAACCACCATTGATGATTTGAATGAATATCTTGAAAAAAATAAGCGTTAA
- a CDS encoding saccharopine dehydrogenase NADP-binding domain-containing protein, with protein MKTILVIGAGRSSSSMIKYLLDHSSASQWKIRVGDMDVELAKKKVNGHPNGEAFAFNALNPDERKNEIAKADFVISMLPAIYHIEVAKDCIDLKKNVVTPSYVTPAMRELDAAAKKAGIIILNEIGVDPGIDHLSGMKIIDEIHHRGGKVLAFESYCGGLIAPESDNNPWGYKFTWNPRNVVLAGQGGAARFIRNGALKYIPYHQLFNRTESISIEGKGDFEGYANRDSLSYRAVYGLENIPTMLRGTLRKKGFCAAWNVFVQLGCTDDSYIMEGSSQMTWRSFLNAFLDFHPSRSVEEKLCAYLTIQTTDESFGMLKWLGLFEDTPIGISKDASPAQILQKLLEEKWVLEPQDKDMIVMFHRFHFEIGGKKKELQSSMMYIGQDDTYTAMSDTVGLPVAICTKMILEGKIQDKGVMLPISKSIYEPVLRELEQFGIRFDEKEMDL; from the coding sequence ATGAAAACGATTCTGGTAATTGGTGCCGGAAGATCTTCTTCTTCTATGATCAAGTATTTGCTCGACCACAGTTCCGCCTCGCAATGGAAAATTCGTGTGGGCGATATGGATGTGGAATTGGCTAAGAAAAAAGTGAATGGTCACCCCAACGGTGAAGCCTTTGCTTTTAATGCATTAAATCCGGATGAGCGCAAAAACGAAATTGCAAAAGCAGATTTTGTCATTTCCATGTTACCCGCCATTTACCACATTGAAGTAGCCAAAGATTGTATCGACTTAAAGAAAAATGTGGTTACTCCATCCTATGTTACCCCTGCCATGCGCGAACTGGATGCGGCCGCAAAAAAGGCAGGAATTATTATTCTGAATGAAATAGGTGTTGATCCGGGTATCGATCATTTATCGGGAATGAAAATCATTGATGAAATTCATCACCGCGGTGGTAAAGTGCTGGCCTTTGAATCGTATTGCGGCGGACTCATTGCACCCGAAAGCGATAATAATCCCTGGGGATATAAATTCACCTGGAATCCACGCAATGTGGTTTTAGCCGGACAAGGAGGCGCTGCTCGTTTTATTCGTAACGGCGCTTTAAAATATATTCCCTACCACCAATTATTTAACCGCACCGAATCCATTTCCATAGAGGGAAAAGGCGATTTTGAAGGATATGCCAACCGCGACTCGCTGAGCTATCGTGCAGTGTACGGATTGGAAAATATTCCTACCATGTTGCGCGGAACTTTGCGTAAAAAAGGATTTTGTGCGGCATGGAATGTTTTCGTTCAATTGGGTTGCACCGACGATTCATACATTATGGAAGGATCATCGCAAATGACCTGGCGTTCGTTTCTTAATGCCTTTCTCGATTTTCATCCATCACGCAGTGTAGAAGAAAAACTTTGTGCCTATTTAACTATTCAGACTACAGACGAAAGTTTTGGCATGCTTAAATGGTTAGGTCTATTCGAGGATACACCAATCGGAATTTCGAAAGATGCCAGTCCCGCTCAAATTCTCCAAAAACTGCTCGAAGAAAAATGGGTACTTGAACCTCAGGATAAGGACATGATTGTTATGTTCCATCGTTTCCATTTCGAAATCGGCGGTAAGAAGAAAGAACTGCAATCGTCCATGATGTATATTGGTCAGGACGATACCTACACCGCCATGAGCGATACCGTTGGATTACCGGTTGCCATTTGTACCAAAATGATTTTAGAAGGTAAGATTCAAGACAAAGGCGTAATGCTTCCCATCAGCAAATCCATTTACGAACCCGTACTCCGGGAACTGGAACAATTCGGTATCCGTTTTGATGAAAAAGAAATGGATCTTTGA
- a CDS encoding acetyl-CoA C-acyltransferase, whose product MKEVYIVAAVRTPMGSFNGALSSVAAPQLGATAIKGALDKIKLDGKEVNEVYMGCVLQGGLGQAPARQAAKFAGLPDSVICTTVNKVCASGMKAIALGAQSIMLGDNDVVVAGGMENMSQVPHYLLGSRNGFRLGDAKLTDGLVFDGLTDVYNRVHMGNCAEICAKEKHISREEQDNFAIESYKRSAAAWDAGKFNDEIVPVSVPQRKGDPIVVAKDEEYTNVKLDKIPSLSPVFQKEGTVTAANASTLNDGASAVVLMSKEKMEALGLKPLAKIVSFADAEQAPEWFTTAPSVALPKALKKANLKVSDISFWELNQAFSVVGLANMKELGLDPSKVDVNGGAVALGHPLGSSGCRIIVTLINVLKQNNGKYGAAGICNGGGGASAMIIENC is encoded by the coding sequence ATGAAAGAAGTTTATATCGTAGCAGCCGTTCGTACTCCAATGGGAAGTTTTAACGGTGCGCTGTCCAGTGTTGCTGCTCCGCAATTGGGAGCTACTGCCATTAAAGGAGCTCTTGATAAAATCAAACTCGATGGCAAGGAAGTGAATGAAGTGTATATGGGTTGCGTATTGCAGGGAGGTTTAGGACAAGCCCCCGCTCGTCAGGCTGCAAAGTTTGCAGGTTTACCGGATAGCGTAATTTGTACCACTGTAAATAAAGTTTGTGCATCGGGAATGAAAGCAATTGCATTGGGAGCACAAAGTATTATGCTTGGCGATAATGATGTTGTTGTAGCAGGAGGAATGGAAAATATGAGTCAGGTTCCCCATTACCTCTTGGGCTCCAGAAACGGATTCCGCCTGGGTGATGCGAAATTGACGGATGGATTAGTGTTTGATGGTTTAACGGATGTTTACAATCGCGTACACATGGGAAATTGCGCAGAGATTTGCGCGAAAGAAAAACACATCAGTCGCGAAGAGCAGGATAATTTTGCTATTGAATCGTATAAGCGTTCTGCTGCTGCATGGGATGCAGGAAAGTTTAATGATGAAATCGTTCCTGTTTCTGTTCCACAACGTAAAGGAGACCCGATTGTAGTGGCTAAAGATGAAGAATACACCAATGTGAAATTGGATAAAATCCCTTCTCTTTCTCCGGTATTCCAAAAAGAAGGAACGGTAACAGCTGCCAATGCATCAACCCTTAATGATGGAGCTTCTGCAGTGGTACTGATGAGCAAAGAAAAAATGGAAGCGCTCGGATTAAAACCCTTGGCGAAAATCGTATCCTTTGCCGATGCAGAACAAGCTCCGGAATGGTTCACTACTGCACCTTCTGTTGCTCTTCCTAAAGCACTGAAAAAAGCAAACCTCAAGGTTTCTGATATTTCCTTCTGGGAATTAAACCAGGCATTTTCGGTGGTTGGTTTGGCTAATATGAAAGAACTCGGACTCGATCCTTCTAAGGTAGATGTAAATGGTGGAGCCGTGGCTTTGGGTCACCCGCTGGGTTCTTCCGGTTGCCGCATCATTGTTACATTGATCAATGTATTAAAACAAAACAACGGTAAATACGGAGCAGCAGGTATCTGTAATGGTGGAGGCGGTGCTTCTGCTATGATTATTGAGAATTGCTAA
- a CDS encoding ABC transporter permease, which yields MKETEKHNDNTQRFSFRKYAWKQFKKNIPAFISFWILMLMIFVGVFASFIANDQPLYAKYRGKTFYPAFATHWIGKSVFGCSGLDSTQHPETGNWEILSYENTDWKSLNLESVVWAPVPFSASGQDILNRDFSSPGDVHFKRNANGEIQASEGKFRHRLGTDILGRDVLAGLIHGTKIALLVGVVSMGIAVLIGLFLGAMAGYYGDHGLQLKRLQYWMIFPALMLAWFYGIQIRSYSVSDAMEQSAAYGLFQFFISLLLFVAVFLVVIFLSGKLAVGVLAKKVNLPVDTWISRFIEIFNSMPKLLLILSVSAIVEERSMWLLMVIIGLSSWTEIARFVRAELLRVRELEFIQAARSFGFSDFRIIFKHALPNALAPVFVYIAFGIASSILVESGLSFLNIGVPDDVVTWGSMLNIGRTEPESWWMIVFPGLAIFVTITMYNLIGEGLRDALDPRQKR from the coding sequence ATGAAGGAAACCGAAAAACATAACGACAACACACAACGTTTTTCCTTTCGGAAATATGCCTGGAAACAGTTTAAGAAAAACATTCCGGCATTTATCAGTTTCTGGATTTTAATGCTGATGATTTTTGTTGGCGTTTTTGCTTCTTTTATTGCCAACGATCAACCATTGTATGCCAAATACAGAGGGAAAACGTTTTATCCGGCATTTGCTACACATTGGATTGGTAAATCCGTTTTCGGATGCAGCGGCCTTGATTCAACCCAACATCCCGAAACCGGAAACTGGGAAATACTTTCCTATGAAAATACCGATTGGAAATCACTAAATCTGGAATCGGTAGTATGGGCCCCGGTGCCTTTTTCTGCTTCCGGACAAGACATTCTCAATCGCGATTTTTCATCACCCGGTGATGTGCATTTTAAGCGAAATGCCAATGGCGAAATTCAAGCTTCGGAAGGAAAATTCAGGCATCGTTTGGGTACCGATATTTTAGGTAGAGATGTACTTGCAGGTTTAATTCACGGAACAAAAATTGCCTTGTTGGTGGGCGTGGTTTCCATGGGGATTGCCGTGCTTATCGGATTATTTTTGGGTGCAATGGCAGGGTATTATGGCGACCATGGTTTACAATTAAAACGCTTGCAATACTGGATGATTTTTCCGGCGTTGATGCTGGCCTGGTTTTACGGAATTCAAATTCGATCTTATTCCGTAAGCGATGCAATGGAACAAAGTGCTGCCTATGGCTTGTTTCAATTTTTTATCAGCCTGTTGTTGTTTGTCGCCGTTTTTTTGGTGGTGATTTTTTTATCAGGGAAACTGGCTGTTGGAGTCCTTGCAAAAAAAGTTAATCTGCCGGTGGATACATGGATATCACGCTTTATTGAAATTTTTAATTCCATGCCTAAGCTCTTGTTGATTTTGTCGGTTTCTGCAATAGTGGAAGAGCGTAGTATGTGGTTGTTGATGGTGATTATTGGATTAAGTAGCTGGACAGAAATTGCCCGTTTTGTGCGTGCAGAATTATTGCGTGTTCGCGAGTTAGAATTTATTCAGGCTGCCCGTTCATTTGGATTTTCAGATTTTAGAATCATTTTTAAGCATGCTCTTCCAAATGCTTTAGCGCCTGTATTTGTTTACATCGCCTTTGGAATTGCATCTTCCATTTTGGTGGAAAGCGGATTAAGTTTTTTAAATATTGGGGTCCCCGACGATGTGGTTACCTGGGGTTCGATGTTGAACATTGGTCGCACCGAACCTGAATCCTGGTGGATGATTGTTTTTCCGGGATTAGCCATTTTTGTTACCATTACCATGTACAACCTCATTGGCGAAGGATTACGCGATGCGCTTGATCCGCGCCAGAAACGCTGA
- a CDS encoding ABC transporter permease, whose product MFIPTLFVISLLAFIISIKAPGDPVEIMLGTNGPSGSSSGLQISAAQKDSVRAQLGIDRPVFYFSLSSLADCDTLYKIGSKSHRDVLDRLTHQYGNWQKVSDWYLGLNDLLSWQKQFNPDSLVAKYTVQKDSISFQQYDANTINEAHIQIQNGLSVLLETYHENTIVARLDSLERIYDEAVYFESGKEKMVRLKLLFHEMKNASGSWKLYVPVIHWHGWSNQYHHWLSKLFLEGDFGSSYVDHEPVAKKIWSKFFISFKLIFISVLLAYLISIPIGVYAARGKGGWGERATSLLLFMLYSLPSFFVGMVLLMLFSNPDVLVWFPEAGYMDPSHYDPEWPFWVRWRAEWPYMVLPLITYTYSSFAFISRIMRSSMLENLNQDYIRTARAKGLDENKVLWRHALRNSLLPVITIFVNIFPMAIGGSVIIETIFTYPGMGLGSYEAIHNYDYPTIVAIFTLSGFLTMVGYLVADILYAIADPRISYRK is encoded by the coding sequence ATGTTCATTCCCACTTTGTTTGTGATCAGTCTCCTGGCATTTATTATTTCCATTAAAGCACCGGGTGATCCTGTTGAAATCATGTTGGGTACAAACGGACCTTCGGGTTCTTCGAGTGGACTCCAAATTTCGGCTGCGCAAAAAGATTCAGTGCGTGCGCAATTGGGTATCGATCGTCCGGTTTTCTATTTTTCACTTTCCTCCCTGGCCGATTGCGATACCTTGTATAAAATCGGATCAAAATCGCACCGGGATGTATTGGATCGTTTAACGCATCAATATGGAAACTGGCAAAAGGTGTCGGACTGGTACCTGGGATTAAACGATTTATTGTCATGGCAAAAACAATTTAATCCCGATTCGCTGGTGGCGAAATATACGGTTCAAAAGGACAGCATTTCATTTCAGCAATACGATGCCAACACCATCAATGAGGCGCACATTCAAATTCAAAACGGATTAAGCGTGTTGCTGGAAACGTATCATGAAAACACCATCGTTGCGCGACTCGATTCGCTGGAAAGAATCTATGATGAAGCAGTGTATTTCGAATCGGGGAAAGAAAAAATGGTCCGCTTAAAATTATTGTTTCATGAAATGAAAAATGCATCCGGTTCATGGAAATTATATGTACCGGTCATCCATTGGCATGGCTGGTCCAACCAATACCACCATTGGCTGAGTAAATTATTTCTGGAAGGCGATTTCGGTTCGTCGTATGTGGACCATGAACCTGTGGCAAAAAAGATATGGTCGAAATTTTTTATTTCCTTCAAACTCATTTTTATTTCCGTTTTACTGGCTTATTTAATTAGTATTCCCATTGGTGTTTACGCTGCCAGAGGAAAAGGTGGATGGGGTGAACGTGCTACTTCATTACTATTGTTTATGCTCTATTCATTACCATCTTTTTTTGTGGGAATGGTATTGTTGATGTTGTTTTCGAATCCCGATGTTTTAGTCTGGTTCCCCGAAGCGGGATATATGGATCCTTCCCATTACGATCCTGAATGGCCTTTTTGGGTGCGGTGGAGAGCGGAGTGGCCGTATATGGTATTACCGTTAATTACTTATACCTATTCTTCCTTTGCTTTTATTTCGCGGATAATGCGAAGCAGTATGCTCGAGAATTTAAATCAGGATTATATCCGCACGGCGCGGGCAAAAGGATTGGATGAGAATAAGGTTTTATGGCGACATGCACTCCGGAATTCCTTGTTGCCGGTGATTACCATTTTCGTAAATATTTTCCCCATGGCCATTGGTGGATCAGTTATAATTGAAACCATTTTTACCTATCCGGGAATGGGACTCGGATCGTATGAAGCGATTCACAATTACGATTATCCAACCATCGTTGCCATTTTTACACTTTCCGGATTCCTAACTATGGTAGGTTATCTGGTGGCGGATATCCTTTATGCTATTGCAGATCCACGAATTTCTTATCGTAAATAA